The following proteins are co-located in the Verrucomicrobiia bacterium genome:
- a CDS encoding type II secretion system protein GspJ: protein MRRRGNQRKFSDPSAFTLLEVLIATFIAAIVLAAMNAAFYAALHLRSVTADLVENSIPQSHAASILKADLRGTLITSGTMAISIESPGTESGNNQPTDLDIYTTTGVIRNDQPWGDVQKVSYLLKDSTNASHPGGKDLVRAISRNLLASTQPDLTEQPLLSGVSSVQFSFYDGANWQTTWDSTSAVTPAPQAIKVHIEFANGNSTGQGRLPLEVLVPVDGQVSSNSVATAGSVTGG from the coding sequence ATGAGGCGTCGAGGCAACCAACGTAAGTTTTCAGACCCCAGCGCCTTCACCCTGTTGGAGGTGCTGATTGCGACGTTCATCGCCGCGATTGTTCTGGCGGCCATGAATGCCGCTTTCTATGCCGCGTTACACTTGCGGTCGGTCACCGCCGACCTGGTCGAGAACAGCATCCCGCAAAGTCATGCCGCCTCGATTCTCAAGGCCGACTTGCGGGGCACATTGATCACGAGCGGGACAATGGCGATTTCCATCGAAAGCCCCGGGACGGAAAGCGGCAACAACCAACCCACGGATCTGGACATATATACGACGACCGGGGTGATCCGCAATGACCAGCCTTGGGGAGACGTGCAAAAAGTCTCCTACCTGCTGAAAGATTCGACCAACGCTTCGCATCCAGGCGGCAAGGACCTGGTCCGCGCCATCAGCCGCAACCTTCTGGCGTCTACGCAACCAGATCTCACCGAGCAACCGCTCTTGAGTGGCGTCAGCTCCGTGCAGTTTTCATTTTACGACGGCGCGAATTGGCAGACCACATGGGATTCGACCTCCGCGGTAACGCCCGCACCGCAAGCGATCAAGGTGCACATCGAATTTGCCAACGGGAATTCCACCGGCCAGGGCCGCCTGCCGCTGGAGGTTTTGGTCCCGGTGGACGGACAGGTGTCCAGTAACAGTGTCGCGACGGCAGGGAGTGTAACCGGCGGATGA
- the pilO gene encoding type 4a pilus biogenesis protein PilO: MKIENRQKVLTVVAISAVALLALDRLILTPLGHVWSKRSERIAELSKDLTQGRLLLDREKRIRDRWSNMASNTLPVNLSMAESKVLKSVDHWTQDSGISFTSIKPQWKQNADDYVTLECRADAFGDMSSLTRFLYDLERESIALRVEDVEISSRDNDGQQLSLGVRFTGLVLTGEPAQQP, from the coding sequence ATGAAAATTGAAAACCGCCAAAAGGTGCTGACGGTTGTGGCGATCAGCGCGGTAGCGTTGCTGGCCCTTGACCGATTGATCCTCACGCCTTTGGGTCACGTGTGGTCGAAGCGCTCCGAACGGATTGCGGAATTGTCGAAAGACCTCACCCAGGGCAGGCTTTTGCTGGATCGGGAGAAGAGGATCCGGGACCGCTGGTCAAACATGGCGAGCAACACCCTTCCCGTCAACCTGTCGATGGCCGAAAGCAAGGTCTTGAAGTCCGTGGATCATTGGACGCAGGATAGCGGGATCAGTTTCACTTCCATCAAGCCCCAATGGAAGCAGAACGCGGACGACTACGTGACGCTGGAATGCCGGGCTGACGCCTTTGGTGATATGTCATCCCTGACGCGCTTCCTTTACGATTTGGAGCGGGAATCGATTGCCTTGCGAGTGGAGGACGTCGAAATCTCCTCGCGGGATAACGATGGTCAACAGCTTTCACTCGGAGTACGTTTTACGGGATTGGTCCTTACGGGGGAGCCGGCACAACAACCATGA
- a CDS encoding type II secretion system F family protein, whose protein sequence is MPLFLYKALQTDGTVTEGNIDADGRQEAFRQIEGRGLTPISLSAGANGKAAKNGDSKKEMVVTPWASKKISSRTLENFTRLLSSLLAAGVPLSRALVILHREASTPLARTKWKEIHDSVVDGATLADTMARWPDTFPRVYVAMVEAGETGGFLDLVLAQIADFQAREKELRSKVMTALLYPTILLTLALSVLVFLLVFFIPRFQTIFTGFGGTMPLLTRMIVAASTVARSYGLFVVLGLVLGGYFIRNWLRSHQGRRVWERSLLRAPIVGKLIAQFAMARFCRMLGTLLAAGVPLINGLNVARKSIGNQILVDAVTNSIERVKEGSALGPSLASCRELFTGSVLEMISVAEESGRLDQELIRLADVTERDLDRELKMAVALAEPLMLFFIAGFIGTIFIGMVLPIFSLQDYIK, encoded by the coding sequence ATGCCACTCTTCCTTTACAAAGCGCTGCAGACCGACGGCACCGTCACCGAAGGCAACATCGATGCCGACGGCCGACAGGAAGCCTTTCGTCAAATTGAAGGCCGCGGCCTGACACCCATCAGCTTGTCCGCCGGCGCCAACGGCAAGGCTGCAAAAAACGGCGACTCGAAGAAAGAAATGGTGGTGACACCCTGGGCTTCCAAGAAAATCTCCAGCCGCACGCTGGAGAATTTCACACGCCTGCTCTCCAGCCTGTTGGCGGCGGGCGTCCCTCTCAGCCGGGCCCTGGTCATCCTTCATCGCGAAGCCTCCACGCCTCTCGCCCGGACAAAGTGGAAGGAAATCCACGATTCCGTCGTGGACGGCGCGACGCTGGCCGATACGATGGCACGATGGCCGGATACGTTTCCGCGCGTTTACGTGGCGATGGTCGAAGCGGGCGAAACCGGCGGCTTCCTCGATTTGGTCCTCGCCCAGATCGCCGATTTCCAGGCACGGGAAAAAGAATTGCGTTCGAAAGTGATGACAGCCCTGCTCTATCCGACAATCTTGTTGACCCTGGCCCTGTCCGTCCTCGTCTTCCTATTGGTGTTCTTTATTCCCAGGTTTCAGACCATTTTCACCGGTTTCGGCGGAACCATGCCGCTGTTGACTCGCATGATCGTTGCTGCGAGCACCGTCGCGCGGTCATATGGCCTGTTTGTGGTGCTGGGATTGGTGCTGGGCGGCTATTTCATTCGCAACTGGTTGCGGTCGCATCAAGGAAGACGCGTTTGGGAGCGCTCCCTGCTGCGCGCGCCGATCGTGGGAAAACTCATCGCGCAATTTGCCATGGCACGCTTCTGCCGCATGCTCGGGACCCTACTGGCCGCCGGCGTGCCGCTGATCAATGGGCTGAACGTCGCCCGCAAATCCATCGGGAACCAGATTCTCGTGGATGCGGTCACCAACTCCATCGAACGCGTCAAGGAAGGATCCGCGCTGGGACCGAGCCTCGCCAGTTGCCGGGAACTTTTTACCGGCTCCGTCCTGGAAATGATTTCCGTGGCGGAAGAAAGCGGTCGTCTGGACCAGGAGCTGATCCGCCTGGCGGACGTCACGGAGCGCGACCTGGATCGTGAGTTGAAGATGGCTGTGGCCCTCGCCGAGCCGCTGATGCTCTTTTTTATTGCCGGATTCATCGGCACAATTTTCATCGGGATGGTCCTCCCGATCTTCTCGCTTCAGGATTACATCAAATAA
- a CDS encoding DUF1800 domain-containing protein encodes MLNSLVHGRSWRAGALLVISALMGLSGSPARAADDQPQPLTERQRIIHVLNRLGYGPRPGDVEWIQGIGLTEYMRQQLHPETIDDSALQAELAKFDALAMSPTDLFRDFRDLQQANKQRQIERAEAEKKSAAMADASTNSASAQNARPAPAKRPGNGEPPRRSQIAVAELQDAKIISAVDSPRQLYEVLVDFWSNHFNIDVRKGPCRVLKVADERDVIRPHVFGKFRDLLGASAKSPAMLHYLDNFENSAPREVSPNEQRRRQQVIQQQNPGAPAQTVDNKPKQVGGLNENYAREIMELHTLGVDGGYTQKDVQEVARCFTGWGVDPQTGLFAFTPRRHDNGAKTVLGHDIPANGGIKDGETVLDILASHPSTAKFISTELCRRLVADDPPPALVDRVAAVFRSTDGDLRAVVQTIIYSPEFFSPQAYRAKIKSPFEFAVSAVRATGRTIVPDDLLPMNQRLAMEAGATFGRNLDRIANARRKSLDIAVMEMGQPLFAYQAPTGYTEDSRKWVNAGALIARMNFALALSEHKVVNVSAPPADLILIRGVDSDKPDLVLDQLNRVLLHGEMAPATRATLEKQIPDKQTGDASTVNVPELTALVLGSPEFQRH; translated from the coding sequence ATGCTGAATTCACTTGTTCATGGGCGGAGTTGGCGGGCCGGGGCGCTGTTGGTAATCAGTGCGCTCATGGGACTGTCGGGCAGTCCGGCGCGGGCCGCCGATGATCAACCGCAACCGCTTACGGAACGCCAGAGGATCATTCATGTCCTCAATCGGCTCGGGTACGGTCCGCGCCCCGGCGACGTGGAGTGGATCCAGGGGATCGGCTTAACGGAGTACATGCGCCAGCAGTTGCACCCCGAGACGATCGACGATTCCGCGCTCCAGGCTGAACTCGCCAAATTCGACGCCCTCGCCATGAGCCCAACCGACCTGTTCCGCGATTTCCGCGATCTGCAACAGGCAAACAAACAACGGCAAATCGAACGGGCGGAAGCCGAGAAGAAGAGCGCCGCCATGGCCGACGCTTCCACCAATTCCGCCAGCGCCCAGAACGCGCGCCCGGCCCCGGCCAAGCGGCCCGGTAATGGTGAACCCCCTCGCCGTTCGCAAATCGCCGTGGCGGAACTGCAGGACGCCAAGATCATCAGCGCCGTCGACTCACCCCGGCAACTCTACGAGGTGCTCGTCGATTTCTGGAGCAACCATTTCAACATCGACGTCCGCAAAGGCCCGTGCCGCGTCCTCAAGGTCGCCGACGAGCGCGACGTCATCCGCCCGCATGTCTTCGGCAAATTCCGCGACCTGCTCGGCGCGTCCGCCAAGAGCCCCGCGATGCTCCATTATCTGGATAACTTCGAAAACTCGGCCCCGCGCGAAGTGTCCCCCAATGAACAGCGCCGCCGTCAACAGGTCATACAACAGCAAAATCCCGGCGCGCCCGCGCAAACCGTGGACAATAAGCCGAAGCAGGTGGGCGGCCTCAATGAAAATTACGCGCGAGAGATCATGGAACTGCATACCTTGGGCGTGGACGGTGGCTACACGCAAAAAGACGTGCAGGAGGTGGCGCGGTGCTTTACCGGTTGGGGCGTCGACCCGCAAACCGGTCTGTTCGCGTTCACACCGCGCCGTCACGACAACGGCGCGAAAACAGTTCTCGGTCACGATATCCCGGCGAATGGCGGCATCAAGGACGGTGAAACCGTCCTCGACATCCTGGCCTCGCATCCTTCGACTGCGAAATTCATCTCCACGGAACTCTGCCGCCGCCTCGTCGCCGACGATCCGCCGCCCGCGCTGGTGGACCGCGTCGCTGCCGTCTTCCGCTCAACCGACGGCGATTTGCGCGCGGTCGTTCAGACGATCATCTACAGCCCCGAATTCTTCTCGCCGCAGGCTTATCGGGCGAAAATCAAATCGCCTTTCGAATTCGCCGTATCCGCCGTTCGCGCGACGGGCCGGACCATTGTGCCGGATGATCTTCTGCCGATGAACCAGCGCCTCGCCATGGAAGCCGGCGCCACGTTCGGACGCAACCTGGATCGGATCGCCAACGCCCGGCGCAAATCGCTGGACATTGCCGTGATGGAGATGGGCCAGCCCTTGTTCGCCTATCAGGCGCCGACCGGCTACACCGAGGATTCGCGCAAATGGGTCAACGCGGGCGCGTTGATCGCCCGCATGAACTTCGCGCTCGCGCTGTCGGAACACAAGGTCGTCAATGTCTCCGCCCCTCCCGCGGATTTGATTCTGATTCGCGGCGTGGACAGCGACAAACCCGATTTGGTCCTCGATCAATTGAACCGGGTGCTGCTCCACGGCGAGATGGCGCCCGCCACCCGCGCCACACTGGAGAAACAAATCCCCGACAAGCAGACGGGCGACGCCAGCACCGTCAACGTCCCTGAACTCACCGCCTTGGTTCTCGGTTCACCGGAATTCCAACGCCACTAA
- a CDS encoding type II secretion system protein, whose protein sequence is MPAGFTLVEMLAAMLFMAIVIPVALQGLRIASRAGAVAGRKGVAVQLAESKLNELIVTGQWHNSGQGGACGAQWPGYQWTMKNESWGGDTSLNNLRLVTVEVTYPVQNQNYNVHLSTVLPDTVP, encoded by the coding sequence TTGCCAGCCGGCTTCACGTTGGTCGAGATGCTCGCCGCCATGCTCTTCATGGCCATCGTCATCCCGGTGGCTTTGCAGGGTTTGCGGATCGCCAGCCGCGCCGGGGCGGTGGCCGGGCGCAAGGGTGTGGCCGTGCAATTGGCGGAAAGCAAATTGAACGAACTGATCGTCACCGGTCAATGGCACAATTCCGGCCAGGGCGGCGCCTGCGGTGCGCAGTGGCCGGGTTATCAATGGACCATGAAGAACGAATCGTGGGGCGGCGACACCAGCCTCAACAATTTGCGGCTCGTGACCGTCGAGGTCACCTACCCCGTGCAAAATCAGAATTACAACGTGCACTTGAGCACTGTATTGCCGGACACAGTCCCATGA
- a CDS encoding DUF1501 domain-containing protein: MTLTRRAFLKRGGLALVSVGTMPLWGPSFLQQLVFAADPTRAGGKKILICIFQRGAVDGLSMLVPFGDPYYYQSRSDIAIAQPTQKSGPQGVLDLNGFFGLHPNMGALLPIYKSGHLALIHACGSPSSNRSHFDAQDFMECGVTDDKSIRTGWLNRALLDCPEDRAKLTPFRAVSMTSILPRTLQGDQEALAIPDLKSFGVNGDNSAPNSATASAASGFEGMYESAVGDLLHGNGKDAFDAIGMLKAADPTKYSPRNGASYPNGAFGRSLMQIAQMIKANIGVEVAFAEIGGWDTHVNQGGAQGQLANRFTEFSGGLAALYQDLGDRMNDVVILTMSEFGRTVRQNGNRGTDHGHATCFMVLGGPVRGGKVYGRWPGLAREQLFEGRDLMLTTDYRDVFAELSQKHLGARNIDKLFPNHKPNAKNYPGLLAV, from the coding sequence ATGACACTCACACGTCGGGCATTCCTTAAACGCGGCGGTCTGGCCCTGGTGTCCGTCGGCACGATGCCGCTGTGGGGCCCCTCCTTCCTCCAGCAACTGGTCTTTGCCGCCGACCCCACGCGCGCGGGCGGCAAAAAAATTCTCATCTGCATCTTCCAGCGCGGCGCGGTGGACGGACTCTCGATGCTCGTACCGTTCGGCGATCCATATTATTACCAGTCCCGTTCCGACATCGCCATCGCCCAGCCCACGCAGAAGTCCGGCCCGCAAGGCGTTCTGGATCTCAACGGGTTTTTCGGCCTGCATCCAAACATGGGCGCCCTGCTGCCCATCTATAAGAGCGGCCATCTGGCCCTGATTCACGCGTGCGGCTCGCCCAGCTCGAACCGCTCGCATTTCGACGCCCAGGATTTCATGGAATGCGGCGTGACGGATGATAAATCAATCCGCACCGGTTGGCTCAACCGCGCGCTGCTGGACTGCCCCGAGGACCGCGCCAAACTTACTCCTTTCCGCGCCGTCTCGATGACATCAATCTTGCCGCGAACGTTGCAAGGCGACCAGGAGGCGCTGGCCATACCCGACTTGAAATCATTCGGGGTGAACGGCGACAACTCCGCGCCTAACAGCGCCACCGCTTCCGCCGCGAGCGGATTCGAGGGTATGTACGAAAGCGCCGTGGGCGACCTGCTTCACGGCAATGGCAAGGACGCCTTCGACGCGATCGGGATGTTGAAGGCCGCCGACCCGACGAAGTATTCGCCGCGCAACGGCGCTTCCTATCCCAACGGCGCGTTTGGCCGTTCGCTGATGCAAATCGCCCAGATGATCAAGGCCAACATCGGCGTCGAAGTCGCCTTTGCCGAGATCGGCGGCTGGGATACCCATGTCAACCAGGGTGGCGCGCAGGGCCAATTGGCCAATCGCTTCACGGAATTCTCCGGCGGCCTCGCTGCGTTGTACCAGGACCTCGGCGATCGCATGAACGACGTGGTGATCCTGACGATGAGCGAGTTCGGTCGCACCGTACGCCAAAACGGCAACCGTGGCACCGACCACGGTCACGCCACCTGTTTCATGGTGCTCGGCGGCCCCGTCCGTGGCGGCAAGGTTTACGGCCGGTGGCCGGGCCTCGCCCGCGAACAACTTTTCGAAGGCCGCGACCTGATGTTGACCACCGACTACCGCGACGTCTTCGCCGAATTGTCCCAAAAACATCTCGGCGCGCGCAACATCGACAAGCTGTTTCCAAACCACAAACCGAACGCCAAGAATTACCCGGGATTGTTGGCAGTTTAG
- the gspG gene encoding type II secretion system major pseudopilin GspG has translation MKRNQSIRNQSRSNSAEAFTLIELLLVLVILGVLAAIVVPKFAGRTEQARMTAAKTQISNFETALDAFEVDNGYYPKGKNGLNDLVSQPKDAPNWRGPYLKQEGIPNDPWGQAYIYDCPGKHNASTYDIMSMGPDGRVGGDDDITSWDQGKQKR, from the coding sequence ATGAAACGCAACCAATCAATCAGAAATCAATCTCGCAGCAACAGCGCAGAGGCGTTCACATTGATCGAACTGCTCCTGGTGCTCGTGATCCTCGGGGTCCTCGCCGCCATCGTCGTGCCGAAGTTCGCGGGACGCACGGAACAGGCGCGGATGACCGCCGCGAAAACGCAGATCTCCAACTTCGAGACCGCCCTCGATGCCTTTGAGGTGGACAATGGCTATTATCCCAAGGGCAAGAATGGGTTGAACGACCTCGTTTCCCAGCCCAAGGACGCGCCCAATTGGCGCGGTCCGTACCTCAAGCAGGAAGGCATCCCCAACGACCCATGGGGACAGGCTTATATTTACGATTGTCCGGGAAAACACAATGCAAGCACGTACGACATCATGTCCATGGGACCCGATGGCCGCGTGGGTGGCGACGATGACATCACGAGTTGGGACCAGGGAAAACAGAAGCGTTAG
- a CDS encoding secretin N-terminal domain-containing protein: MKTYILLVGLSWGPIAVSNGQTADTAQASVPTNSPAVEQPSAPPAVADQPATQEPVVTEKPSETAATDTVAAANAPAGDDELRLNFRGAPLEMVLDYLSRAAGFTIVLETEVKGKVDVWNNRPLTRDEAVAVLDSALNRNGYAAVRNGRTLTIMARDEAKKRNIPVMPGSNAEAIPKTDEMVTQIIPVRYANVSQLVKDLEPLKPAYATLTANDSANALVLTDTRANVRRMVEIVNALDTSVSSVSTVRVFPLKYADAKDLATAVKELFQAPTTNQQQGNNPRQFFRGFGGAGGGGQGGGQGGGADNAAAQRVVPHVSAVADDRSNSLVVSAPEEYIPTIEQLVREIDVSVSDVTELRVFHLANADPVETAALFAQLFPDDSKTADQNQAAVRFRGGFGGGFFGQGNAPTTQTPTSDRMKKKGQVIACPDQRTSSIIISAAGDLMPQIAAMIEQLDGNTSRKQSVYVIPLENAEVTDVLPVLKDMFNKDTTTQRNNSSTQNGQNDALTSRTTRNNQGTTTSSMGRGTGIGGGGGGVGGF, from the coding sequence ATGAAAACTTACATTCTGCTGGTCGGTTTGAGCTGGGGGCCCATTGCCGTGTCAAACGGCCAGACGGCTGATACGGCGCAGGCGTCTGTACCCACGAACAGCCCGGCCGTCGAGCAACCCAGTGCTCCGCCGGCGGTGGCTGATCAACCAGCCACGCAGGAACCGGTTGTGACCGAGAAACCCAGCGAGACCGCAGCGACGGACACTGTGGCTGCGGCGAACGCGCCTGCTGGCGATGACGAATTGCGCCTTAACTTCCGAGGCGCGCCGCTGGAAATGGTCCTGGATTACCTGAGCAGGGCTGCCGGTTTCACCATCGTTTTGGAAACCGAGGTGAAAGGCAAGGTGGACGTCTGGAACAACCGCCCCCTCACCAGGGATGAAGCGGTCGCAGTGCTCGATTCTGCGCTGAATCGAAATGGTTACGCGGCGGTTCGCAACGGTCGGACGTTGACGATCATGGCCCGTGACGAAGCGAAGAAGCGAAACATCCCGGTTATGCCCGGCAGCAATGCCGAGGCGATCCCCAAGACCGATGAAATGGTCACACAAATTATCCCGGTCCGTTACGCCAACGTCTCCCAGCTGGTCAAGGACCTGGAACCGCTCAAGCCGGCGTACGCTACCTTGACCGCGAACGACAGCGCGAACGCGTTGGTCCTGACCGATACGCGGGCCAATGTGCGGCGCATGGTGGAAATCGTCAACGCGCTGGATACTTCGGTTTCCAGCGTTTCAACCGTCCGCGTTTTCCCGTTGAAATACGCGGACGCAAAAGATTTGGCCACTGCGGTCAAAGAATTGTTCCAGGCGCCCACAACCAACCAGCAGCAAGGCAACAATCCTCGCCAGTTCTTCCGGGGCTTCGGCGGTGCCGGAGGTGGCGGTCAAGGGGGTGGCCAGGGCGGCGGTGCAGACAACGCAGCGGCGCAACGAGTGGTCCCGCACGTCTCGGCTGTGGCGGACGACCGCAGCAACTCCCTGGTCGTCAGCGCGCCGGAGGAATACATACCCACGATTGAGCAATTGGTCCGGGAAATCGACGTCAGCGTCTCGGACGTGACGGAATTGCGGGTGTTCCATCTGGCCAATGCCGATCCGGTGGAGACTGCGGCGCTCTTTGCGCAGTTGTTCCCGGATGACAGCAAGACGGCCGACCAAAATCAGGCCGCCGTCCGTTTTCGTGGAGGATTTGGCGGTGGCTTCTTCGGGCAGGGAAACGCCCCGACCACCCAGACGCCGACCAGTGACCGGATGAAGAAAAAAGGCCAGGTCATTGCGTGCCCGGATCAACGCACTTCCTCGATCATCATCAGCGCCGCCGGCGATTTGATGCCCCAAATCGCCGCCATGATCGAGCAGCTCGACGGCAATACTTCCAGAAAACAAAGTGTCTATGTCATCCCGCTGGAGAACGCGGAAGTGACGGATGTGTTGCCCGTGCTGAAGGACATGTTCAACAAGGACACGACCACGCAGCGGAACAATTCTTCAACGCAGAATGGACAGAACGACGCCCTCACCAGTCGCACCACGCGGAACAATCAGGGAACGACGACCAGCAGCATGGGACGCGGAACCGGCATCGGGGGCGGCGGTGGTGGAGTTGGGGGATTCTAG
- a CDS encoding GspE/PulE family protein encodes MNELLDKMVQARQLSTADAATLARRCEDGSRTVASEEDVLRWLAGEYGLAYTDLENVELDRELLSLFPPRILLKEELLPLKRVNGSVEVATSRLFATQGLDTLKAMTGLKLKPVLAPSEAIQREMKKRLGVGADTIGTLEEETPLQVVSEDGSEEDTDLDAAAEDASIIRFVNQVLRDAIELRASDIHLEPFEHEFRIRYRIDGVLQEVPVPSQLKRFQPAIVSRIKILSHLNIAEKRLPQDGRIKIRIDDGEVDIRVSVIPMLHGEAVVMRLLRQNATLRGLSELGMDTPELDRFRRVLQLPHGIILVTGPTGSGKTSTLYTALNEINDAVRKIVTIEDPIEYQLKGVNQIQVSEKAGLTFARGLRSILRHDPDVILIGEIRDQETAQIAVQASLTGHLVFSTLHTNDAPGALTRLVDMGVEPYLVASSLEAVLAQRLVRVLCTHCKQVDDSPTARAFKGQVGIPANTTIYRSVGCRECRQTGFFGRHAIFEWMDSDDEIRQLILKNSSSDVIRDAARRAGLRTLAEDGWRLVRLGITTVEEVLSVTTAKEVARTNKTEPVAAPGKP; translated from the coding sequence GTGAACGAGTTACTCGACAAAATGGTGCAGGCCCGGCAGCTATCGACTGCCGATGCCGCGACCCTGGCGCGTCGGTGCGAAGACGGCTCCAGGACCGTCGCGTCCGAGGAAGACGTGCTTCGCTGGCTGGCCGGCGAATACGGGCTGGCCTATACCGACCTGGAAAACGTCGAGTTGGATCGGGAACTCCTGTCGCTGTTTCCCCCGCGCATCCTGCTGAAGGAAGAACTCCTCCCGTTGAAGCGCGTCAACGGCTCGGTGGAAGTCGCCACGAGCCGCCTGTTTGCCACGCAAGGGCTTGATACCCTCAAGGCGATGACGGGCTTGAAACTCAAGCCCGTCCTTGCCCCGAGCGAGGCGATCCAGCGGGAGATGAAGAAACGGCTGGGCGTGGGCGCGGACACCATCGGCACGCTGGAAGAGGAAACTCCCCTGCAAGTCGTCAGCGAAGACGGCTCCGAGGAGGATACCGATCTGGACGCCGCAGCGGAAGACGCGTCCATCATCCGCTTCGTCAACCAGGTGCTGCGCGACGCCATCGAACTGCGGGCCTCGGATATTCATCTCGAACCCTTCGAACACGAGTTTCGCATCCGCTACCGGATCGATGGCGTGCTCCAGGAAGTTCCGGTCCCCTCGCAACTCAAGAGGTTTCAACCGGCGATCGTTTCGCGCATCAAGATTCTCAGCCATCTCAACATCGCCGAAAAGCGGCTGCCGCAGGATGGTCGCATCAAGATCCGTATCGATGACGGTGAAGTGGATATCCGCGTTTCCGTCATCCCCATGCTCCACGGCGAAGCCGTGGTCATGCGTTTGCTACGGCAGAACGCCACGTTGCGCGGCCTCAGCGAACTGGGCATGGACACACCCGAACTGGATCGCTTTCGTCGCGTCCTCCAATTGCCGCACGGGATTATTTTGGTAACAGGCCCGACGGGCAGCGGCAAAACTTCCACGCTCTACACCGCCCTCAACGAAATCAACGATGCTGTCCGCAAGATCGTCACGATTGAAGACCCGATCGAATATCAACTCAAGGGCGTCAACCAGATTCAAGTCTCCGAAAAAGCCGGACTAACCTTTGCCCGGGGCCTGCGCTCGATTCTGCGCCACGACCCCGATGTCATCCTCATCGGCGAAATCCGCGACCAGGAAACGGCGCAAATCGCCGTGCAAGCCTCCCTCACGGGTCACCTGGTCTTCTCGACGCTGCACACCAACGACGCGCCCGGCGCCCTGACCCGCTTGGTCGATATGGGGGTCGAACCCTATCTTGTCGCTTCGTCCCTCGAAGCCGTGCTGGCGCAACGCCTCGTGCGCGTGCTCTGCACGCATTGCAAACAAGTGGATGACTCTCCGACTGCCCGTGCGTTCAAAGGACAAGTGGGTATTCCCGCCAACACCACGATTTACCGTTCGGTCGGTTGCCGGGAATGTCGGCAAACCGGTTTCTTCGGTCGCCACGCCATTTTCGAGTGGATGGACTCCGACGACGAAATCCGCCAGTTGATCCTGAAGAACTCTTCGAGTGACGTCATCCGCGACGCGGCCCGGCGCGCGGGCCTGCGCACACTGGCGGAAGACGGCTGGCGCCTCGTGCGCCTGGGCATCACCACCGTCGAAGAAGTGCTCAGCGTGACAACCGCCAAGGAAGTGGCGCGCACCAACAAGACCGAGCCGGTCGCGGCACCCGGGAAACCGTAA
- a CDS encoding prepilin-type N-terminal cleavage/methylation domain-containing protein, translating into MGGAFTLIELIVVMALLSIVIAIGAPRLVRFFHGQTVQEEGQRLLALTRYGQSRAASEGLPMILWMNPADGTYGLRVQDGFNAAGATAPAGTGKDVSYKLGDGLRFQFEQGVPLPKQGASILFSPDGSIEEGSLQRVVIEQGDGDWSAIAESENHLDYVTVQRTNTRATLSW; encoded by the coding sequence TTGGGCGGCGCCTTTACGCTGATCGAGCTGATCGTGGTGATGGCCCTGCTCTCGATCGTGATCGCCATCGGCGCGCCGCGGTTGGTGAGGTTTTTTCACGGGCAGACGGTCCAGGAAGAAGGCCAGCGACTGTTGGCCCTGACGCGTTATGGCCAGAGCCGAGCCGCCTCGGAAGGGTTGCCGATGATTTTGTGGATGAATCCCGCCGACGGGACGTACGGCCTGCGGGTGCAGGATGGATTCAATGCCGCAGGCGCGACGGCGCCAGCGGGAACCGGTAAAGATGTCAGCTACAAGCTGGGGGACGGACTGCGGTTTCAGTTTGAGCAAGGAGTGCCGCTGCCGAAGCAGGGTGCCAGCATCCTGTTTTCGCCGGATGGCTCCATCGAAGAAGGTAGTTTGCAACGGGTGGTAATCGAACAGGGCGATGGCGATTGGTCGGCCATCGCGGAATCGGAGAATCATCTGGATTATGTCACGGTGCAGAGAACAAATACGCGGGCAACGCTCTCGTGGTAG